The window atagaatctaaaataataactttgttgcatatttttgtttataaaaccAGATCTCTCTACCACGATACCAATGGCTATAGAACGACTTTTTCAAGTATAGAAGAATAGCGCCTCACAAACAAAAAAGTTTTACCGAAGCCATGTGCACGAACTACGTAGTAACTTTCTGCTGCACAGATGCACTAACTGACAGCATAGAAAAAGGATGCATATGTGCATTAACGTGCAAAACACATATTTATGAAAGTATTTgtttaagataaaaaatacttaatgaaatgcaattgtAAAAACTGAATTTATCAAATCATTAACTTATAAGAATCACGAATTATAGCATTGCagtataataaatcaaatttttttattttctcttgtaaaatattttaatttaaacactttttattattttaacacttattattaattattgaaataatttaaataaattttttttgcaatattcattgtatatacataagatccttttttttttaattctagcGCGAAACGATGTTATTGGTTATGACGTAGCAGTTTCTAAATAAAGATCATATACAACCGAAGGAGAAGGATCATAGTCTTAAATTTTTTACCGTTTTTCTTAAGaatctaaacaaaaaaatgagtTTGTGGGTAGATAAATATAGGCCAACTACATTTTCTAAATTAGATTATCATAAGGAACAAGCagaatatcttaaaaatatggtaattataaagaaattgcAGTATACCGGTAGAAAAAATAAGGTTGGACTTCGTTATTGATAGTATAACGTTCCCgcctaatttctttttttttataatatttagttTATAGCAATTATCAAAATGTGACAACATATAAATGTTgctttaataaaatcatattcttATATTCTGTTCATTGTCTATaatggatatataaaaataagtattttatttttaataacaggTACATAAAGGAGACTTTCCACATTTGTTAATATATGGACCATCTGGAGCTGGAAAAAAAACTCGTATAATGTGTATTTTGAAAGAATTATATGGTTCTGGAGTTGAAAGATTACGAATGGAAAATATGCAGTTTGAGGTTCGTTTTATTtgagagaataattttttaaagtaattaatcaaaaaataatatgttaattggaattctattattgttatagactccttctaaaaaaaaattagaaataatgacTATAAGCAGTAATTATCACATAGAAGTAAATCCCAGCgacgtaaatatatacgataaagttGTTGTAATGGATTTAGTAAAAATGACAGCACAAACTCATCAAATTGATCCGACCGGACAAAGAGAGTTTAAAGGTATAAAATTTGAAGCAAATACTTAGTAAATACTAagtgaaatattttgatagaaaaatataaactattCTATTTGTGAAATAGtgattttattaacaaatgtGGATCAACTTACAAGGGATGCTCAACATGCACTACGTAGAACCatggaaaaatatattgcTACTTGCAGATTAATTCTTTGTGCAAATTCTATATCTCGTGTATCACCAGCTATTCGATCTCGATGTCTAGGAATACGTGTTCCTGCACCATCGATAACAgaaattaaatctattttacAATCAGTTTGTAAACGGGAAAGTCTAACTTTGCCAGATGAATTAGCTACCAGAATTGCTAATTTTAGTGGAAGAAATCTTAGAAGGGCAATATTAATGCTTGAAGCTTGTAAAGTTGAACAgtaagtaaaaattaaatatttaattaaatcttataATATGCTACCCCCTCTCTTctccaataaaaattttaatgtttctttcAGGTACCCATTTACTgcaaatcaaaatatttcagaACCTGATTGGCAAACATTTATTCGTACTACGGCTAATATGATGATAACAGAACAAACTCCTAAAAAGCTATtagatattagaaaaagactttatgaattattaacgCATTTAATACCTTGTGATGTAATTTTTAAAGGACTGTTACAAGAATGTATCAAAAATTGTGATCTTCAATTAAAAAGTGAAATTACATTCATAGCTGCTGAATATGAGCATAGAATGCTAAATGGATCTAAACCTATTTTTCACTTAGAAGCTTTTATTGCTAGATTTATggctatatataaaaaatttatggaTTCGTCGCTTGAAGATTTcgtatgattttaaaaatctaaataaagttattaatataaaatattagaacaACAATCTATTTTGACGATGTAAATGtctaatcgtaaatattttattatgtacaAAACATCCGAAATATATGaagtattgtattgtattttacatttaaggaaaatacaatttttgcaTTGGTctttacataaatacatttcCTTAATTTCTCCCCTACAATGTTTGCctgaataaataaacagattaaaaagtattaaaaacaGTTCAATCTGTAAGACACAACCatacaaaagaatttgtaaaaaatgtatctctataataacttattttatttcatacaatACTAACATTATAGGATGAGATATGATGCACATCCAAATAACAAcgaatttctaaaaataaataatttctgaaATAATCCACTTAGTTTTAGTGCTTACATAGCTGCTAAAACAACAGCAGAAATAGCTGCTAAAGCAACTACTGCATAGCCTGTTGAATATACTTGTTTAATTGTCAGAAACATTCCTAAATCCCAAGcctgtaatattataaaaaatagacaaaatttattttaaaaataattttgttttatattgcagttattttatatatcaactTTTTACCAAATGTCGAAATCCATTGAATATATGAAATGTAGCAGGAAAAGCAAGTAATGTTTTGCCTGCAAAAAGTATAGGAACAGGCAAATTTAATTCGCTTAAAAGTTCTATAACGCAAGGTATTCCACCTGGCACAAATAAAGTACCTAGAACatgacaaaagagaaaaatgaaatttttgtaGTAACATTAAAGAGAGATATcatcaaaaaaatattgattctGATTTCTCACAATGtatgatgaaaaattatatacttacCAAGACCTAAAAACATAGCATAACTTGATAGTATTATGCCAGTTGTACGATGTGATATAGAAAGCAATGCTGTTAATTGCACTTGATAGATAGTCAAATGTGGTGACATAGGTCGTTTAAGACGCATATTCTTTTCATCATGTGTTTCACAAATATTTGCACGTAATGGTTGTGATAAAGATGTGGTAAGTGAACTATAacatattgaatttttattatacaatgtGCATACtcgtttgtaatttttttaaagataaaagtatatattataatatatatatatatagatttttaatttgttatctTTGCAGATATTCAAATAAGCagagaaaaatattccttaacatttaaataaattgattttagaagagaaatataattgaCAGTCAGATGATCAAATCGATATTACATAATACATTAACACTCACTTGCTTGTATATAAGCTTCGAAAATGTTGAAAGCCGATACTTCGTCGACAAAGAAgcctaaaatatatttaatgttgtAATTCTGATttgattaatgaaattaaatgaaataacatttaataccTAGTATAACACAATGCCATCGTtg of the Vespa crabro chromosome 4, iyVesCrab1.2, whole genome shotgun sequence genome contains:
- the LOC124423535 gene encoding replication factor C subunit 3; its protein translation is MSLWVDKYRPTTFSKLDYHKEQAEYLKNMVHKGDFPHLLIYGPSGAGKKTRIMCILKELYGSGVERLRMENMQFETPSKKKLEIMTISSNYHIEVNPSDVNIYDKVVVMDLVKMTAQTHQIDPTGQREFKVILLTNVDQLTRDAQHALRRTMEKYIATCRLILCANSISRVSPAIRSRCLGIRVPAPSITEIKSILQSVCKRESLTLPDELATRIANFSGRNLRRAILMLEACKVEQYPFTANQNISEPDWQTFIRTTANMMITEQTPKKLLDIRKRLYELLTHLIPCDVIFKGLLQECIKNCDLQLKSEITFIAAEYEHRMLNGSKPIFHLEAFIARFMAIYKKFMDSSLEDFV
- the LOC124423536 gene encoding succinate dehydrogenase cytochrome b560 subunit, mitochondrial-like, whose translation is MALCYTRLLCRRSIGFQHFRSLYTSNSLTTSLSQPLRANICETHDEKNMRLKRPMSPHLTIYQVQLTALLSISHRTTGIILSSYAMFLGLGTLFVPGGIPCVIELLSELNLPVPILFAGKTLLAFPATFHIFNGFRHLAWDLGMFLTIKQVYSTGYAVVALAAISAVVLAAM